From a single Phalacrocorax aristotelis chromosome 1, bGulAri2.1, whole genome shotgun sequence genomic region:
- the SYCE3 gene encoding synaptonemal complex central element protein 3 isoform X2, which yields MAESEPQEANYDNVVKTVEDLNRDLEKLLEEVEKLTVQATWMAYDMVVIRTNPDLANSMRCLEDAFLSCKEEMEKKWQEALMESKGEEQKNE from the exons ATGGCCGAATCAGAACCTCAGGAAGCAAACTACGATAACGTGGTGAAGACGGTGGAGGACCTGAACAGGGACTTAGAAAAACTTCTGGAGGAAGTGGAAAAACTAACAG TGCAGGCAACGTGGATGGCATATGACATGGTAGTCATACGTACCAACCCAGACCTGGCCAACTCCATGAGGTGTTTGGAAGATGCCTTCCTGAGTTGCAAAgaggagatggagaagaaaTGGCAAGAGGCACTAATGGAATCTAAAGgtgaagagcaaaaaaatgaataa
- the SYCE3 gene encoding synaptonemal complex central element protein 3 isoform X1 has product MRMASTVKLLHALHNFVPSVSGFQKRKLKMAESEPQEANYDNVVKTVEDLNRDLEKLLEEVEKLTVQATWMAYDMVVIRTNPDLANSMRCLEDAFLSCKEEMEKKWQEALMESKGEEQKNE; this is encoded by the exons ATGCGTATGGCCTCAACAGTGAAGCTTCTCCATGCTCTTCATAATTTTGTCCCATCCGTCAGtggttttcagaaaaggaaattaaag ATGGCCGAATCAGAACCTCAGGAAGCAAACTACGATAACGTGGTGAAGACGGTGGAGGACCTGAACAGGGACTTAGAAAAACTTCTGGAGGAAGTGGAAAAACTAACAG TGCAGGCAACGTGGATGGCATATGACATGGTAGTCATACGTACCAACCCAGACCTGGCCAACTCCATGAGGTGTTTGGAAGATGCCTTCCTGAGTTGCAAAgaggagatggagaagaaaTGGCAAGAGGCACTAATGGAATCTAAAGgtgaagagcaaaaaaatgaataa